Proteins encoded in a region of the Gloeomargarita sp. SKYB120 genome:
- a CDS encoding ATP-binding protein: MSNAARRVKDLLKTGQAYISRACQIYIDLADSTNNHIGWAIGGLLFASGMTFLTMISPVISPVRHAFRMYYEETIPRVQTVDFNMLFHMLPQALSQASHGQKFKDIFARGQSNNPKAQAIRQILDSNYGVFSLVITDESVPVLSDEKQILYKTKRQNLKDILDEGHAIHTDLILYPHPVCNVAGYKDPKATDLIINYDCVKAIRAAVVSGKSKVVGRVHYIRGKTPDYLNNLFLFLQNFWGNESGYSFLRTSIYFTFSGWLLFFAIVYVAFKERYLQNISRKLDEERFHRELAERHEEIEKRKRQAAETEAELARARAELMSLYQLDCRIRSLFDAEFGAPIGNQLQIIKSHFLAVMLRLDNDVRNIHHDLSKASLLRSPEDLRERISAVLTNTDRDDVVRDIADSLDRIHQSFVVIKQLRDDLGEITALEPRPCSILELIKSVYTRAKERLPQASLIFEYQGKPLDDNHLDQFEEKERRHTILINPWHFRSILKNVIDNAYAACNREGIRPEIRVGCCVYEEQNKCIVTVQDNGPGIPTHIIDKIYSSPEKLNPRPNRGKGSMICFAYLSFWNASAKAENLDRGARVTLEFCLEPQRVIQISTQNN; the protein is encoded by the coding sequence ATGAGTAATGCGGCTAGAAGAGTGAAGGATCTTCTAAAAACTGGTCAAGCCTATATCAGTAGAGCTTGTCAAATCTACATTGATCTAGCTGATAGCACTAACAACCATATTGGTTGGGCAATAGGTGGACTTCTCTTTGCATCAGGAATGACGTTCTTGACGATGATTTCTCCTGTAATTAGTCCGGTTCGACATGCCTTTCGTATGTACTACGAAGAAACCATACCTAGGGTGCAGACAGTGGATTTTAATATGCTTTTTCATATGCTGCCCCAGGCCTTGTCCCAAGCATCTCATGGGCAGAAGTTTAAAGATATCTTTGCCAGGGGTCAGTCCAATAATCCTAAAGCCCAGGCCATTCGGCAAATTCTGGATAGCAACTATGGTGTCTTTAGTCTAGTGATTACCGATGAATCTGTCCCTGTGTTGAGTGATGAAAAGCAGATTTTATATAAGACCAAGCGACAAAACCTGAAAGATATTCTGGACGAAGGCCACGCCATACATACAGACTTGATTCTTTATCCTCATCCTGTATGCAATGTGGCTGGTTATAAGGACCCCAAAGCTACAGACCTTATCATCAATTATGATTGCGTCAAAGCTATACGAGCAGCGGTTGTCTCTGGAAAGAGCAAGGTTGTGGGTCGGGTGCATTATATTCGAGGTAAGACCCCAGATTATCTGAATAATCTCTTTTTATTTCTTCAGAATTTTTGGGGGAATGAAAGTGGGTACTCGTTCCTTCGAACAAGCATATACTTTACATTTTCTGGCTGGCTTCTCTTTTTCGCAATTGTTTATGTTGCCTTTAAGGAAAGGTATCTTCAGAATATATCAAGAAAGCTTGATGAGGAGAGATTCCATCGTGAATTAGCAGAGAGACATGAGGAAATAGAGAAGCGAAAACGACAAGCTGCTGAAACTGAAGCTGAGCTTGCTAGAGCTCGTGCTGAACTGATGAGCTTGTATCAACTAGATTGCCGAATTCGTTCTCTCTTTGATGCAGAGTTTGGTGCGCCGATAGGCAACCAGCTACAGATCATTAAAAGTCATTTTCTAGCTGTCATGCTCCGCCTTGATAATGATGTGCGTAATATTCATCATGACCTAAGCAAAGCTTCCTTACTCAGATCCCCTGAAGATCTTCGGGAAAGAATCAGCGCAGTCCTTACCAATACTGACCGGGATGATGTGGTTAGAGACATAGCGGATAGTTTAGATAGGATTCACCAAAGCTTTGTCGTCATTAAGCAGCTAAGAGATGACTTGGGAGAAATTACAGCTCTGGAGCCCCGACCTTGCTCAATCCTAGAGTTAATCAAATCTGTTTACACTAGAGCCAAAGAACGTTTACCACAAGCAAGCCTGATATTTGAATACCAGGGCAAGCCTTTGGATGATAACCACTTAGACCAATTCGAAGAGAAGGAAAGAAGACATACAATCCTTATTAATCCATGGCATTTTAGGAGCATACTAAAGAACGTAATAGATAATGCCTATGCTGCTTGCAATAGAGAAGGCATCAGGCCCGAGATTAGAGTTGGTTGCTGTGTGTATGAAGAGCAGAACAAATGCATTGTTACTGTTCAAGATAATGGCCCAGGTATTCCTACGCATATCATCGATAAAATTTACAGTTCACCTGAGAAACTAAATCCTCGCCCAAATCGAGGAAAAGGAAGTATGATTTGCTTTGCTTATCTGAGCTTCTGGAATGCTTCAGCGAAAGCTGAGAACCTAGATAGAGGCGCGAGAGTAACTCTTGAATTCTGCCTAGAACCCCAGAGAGTGATACAGATCTCAACCCAAAATAATTAG
- a CDS encoding nucleoside 2-deoxyribosyltransferase — protein MAKVYLAAPLFTLAEQTFNLDLARYLQDQGLTVFCPQVACEGKAGRDIYQTCLEGLSNADVVVAILDGADADSGTCWECGYAVAKGIPVIAVRTDFRRSGDTGGFNAMLYYSAAAVIETSVDLFPTIATTVNRLVGHQ, from the coding sequence ATGGCCAAGGTCTATCTAGCGGCGCCCTTATTCACCTTGGCGGAACAGACGTTCAACCTAGACTTGGCCCGATACTTGCAGGACCAGGGGTTAACCGTCTTTTGTCCCCAGGTCGCGTGCGAGGGCAAGGCGGGCAGAGATATTTACCAGACTTGTTTAGAAGGGCTGTCGAATGCCGACGTGGTGGTGGCAATCCTGGACGGCGCTGACGCTGACAGTGGCACATGCTGGGAGTGCGGCTATGCCGTGGCAAAGGGAATCCCGGTGATTGCTGTCCGTACTGACTTTCGCAGGTCGGGGGATACAGGCGGATTTAATGCCATGCTGTATTACAGCGCGGCGGCTGTCATTGAAACATCCGTTGACCTTTTCCCGACGATTGCTACGACAGTAAATAGGCTTGTCGGTCACCAGTGA
- a CDS encoding response regulator: protein MTLILVVEDDREVASIWQNWLQSWGYDCDLAHTYRSAIDKILASVRSQPEESKEYDLIILDHNLDGGLTGLDVLIDLAECHGLQDYGLYRVVVATASTEMAIVPEYARLGAVSHLVKDINEHQLHAAVINALSQRERYTNYRYDWETAIELLQELNLLPAIDEMQREIERLRFIEEAYEQLRRDLQEIDRTKIIDRYEQATELVRRSFVQIDSILPFLKPFSVTRNFLDDVREVFRKRRLIFHALQSYLCRIAGNPNAYMVKHLEGRATGHYEYRVGRDYRLYFRRENGQIVLERFDDKKNQGKVLEYIEKTGGGSIFTGDRQAYLLS from the coding sequence ATGACGCTCATTTTAGTTGTCGAAGACGACCGGGAAGTTGCATCTATTTGGCAAAATTGGTTGCAGAGTTGGGGTTACGACTGTGACCTCGCCCACACCTATCGAAGTGCAATTGACAAAATCTTAGCAAGTGTTCGTAGCCAGCCGGAAGAGTCTAAGGAGTATGACCTGATTATTTTAGACCATAACTTGGATGGTGGTCTCACGGGACTGGATGTTCTGATTGACCTGGCTGAATGCCACGGATTACAGGATTACGGGCTTTACCGGGTAGTCGTCGCAACGGCCTCTACCGAAATGGCCATCGTGCCAGAATATGCTAGGCTCGGTGCTGTGAGTCATCTCGTCAAGGACATCAATGAACATCAATTGCACGCAGCAGTTATTAACGCATTGAGCCAGCGAGAACGATACACCAATTACAGGTACGACTGGGAGACAGCTATCGAATTGCTTCAAGAGCTGAATTTGCTACCCGCAATCGATGAGATGCAGCGGGAAATTGAACGACTAAGGTTTATTGAAGAAGCCTATGAACAATTGCGAAGGGATTTGCAAGAGATAGACAGAACAAAGATTATTGACAGATATGAACAGGCCACAGAGCTTGTTAGAAGAAGTTTTGTTCAAATAGATTCAATCTTACCCTTTCTAAAACCCTTTAGCGTAACCAGGAATTTTCTAGATGATGTTAGGGAAGTTTTCAGGAAACGACGTCTAATCTTTCATGCGCTCCAAAGTTACTTGTGCCGGATTGCTGGTAACCCGAACGCTTATATGGTTAAACACTTGGAAGGAAGGGCAACTGGCCACTATGAATATCGCGTTGGTCGTGACTACCGCCTCTACTTCCGCCGAGAGAATGGTCAGATTGTTTTGGAAAGGTTTGATGATAAAAAAAATCAGGGTAAAGTTCTGGAGTACATCGAAAAAACAGGCGGTGGTTCCATATTCACTGGTGACCGACAAGCCTATTTACTGTCGTAG